The Streptomyces sp. NBC_01454 genome includes a window with the following:
- a CDS encoding SDR family oxidoreductase: MTVLIVGGSGFLGAELVQQARTAGHKTAATYVTKPGDGSSAAWYPLDLRDVGRLEAVMAEVSPHLVLNVSSGGADWAITAEGPIQLAMAAARYGTRMVHVSSDAVFSGARVHYDESCLPDPVTPYGAAKAAAETGVLAAHPGALVARTSLIIGYGRSEHEHMVHKLAAGCDGALFTDDIRCPVHVADLAGALLELASSDAAGIHHLAGADALSRHELGTLIARRDGLDPSCLPTGLRAESTLPGALDVRLDSQATQRILRTTLRGARRFCTEPA; encoded by the coding sequence ATGACAGTTCTGATCGTCGGCGGCAGCGGCTTTCTGGGGGCCGAACTGGTCCAGCAGGCGAGAACGGCGGGCCATAAGACGGCTGCTACGTACGTGACCAAGCCGGGCGACGGCTCCTCAGCGGCGTGGTACCCACTTGATCTGCGGGACGTTGGACGCCTGGAAGCCGTCATGGCTGAGGTGAGCCCGCATCTCGTCCTCAACGTGTCGAGTGGCGGGGCCGACTGGGCGATTACGGCAGAGGGGCCCATCCAGCTCGCGATGGCCGCGGCGAGGTACGGAACCCGCATGGTCCATGTGTCCAGCGACGCGGTCTTCTCCGGCGCCCGAGTCCACTACGACGAGTCCTGCCTTCCCGACCCCGTCACTCCGTACGGCGCGGCCAAGGCTGCGGCAGAGACCGGGGTCCTCGCCGCGCATCCGGGGGCCCTGGTCGCCCGTACATCGCTGATCATCGGCTACGGCCGTTCCGAACACGAGCACATGGTCCACAAACTCGCCGCCGGCTGCGACGGCGCCCTGTTCACCGACGACATCCGCTGCCCCGTACACGTCGCCGACCTGGCCGGCGCACTGCTGGAACTGGCGTCGAGCGACGCGGCGGGCATCCACCATCTCGCAGGAGCCGACGCCTTGAGCCGGCACGAGCTCGGCACCCTCATCGCCAGGCGTGACGGGCTCGATCCCTCCTGTCTGCCCACGGGTCTGCGGGCTGAGAGCACCCTTCCCGGAGCCCTCGACGTACGCCTCGACAGTCAGGCGACCCAGCGGATCCTGCGAACCACACTGCGCGGCGCCCGACGGTTCTGCACCGAGCCCGCGTAA
- a CDS encoding TetR family transcriptional regulator, which yields MTINTTRPAVAVDGRIVGERALATRQRLADALSHILSSQPFRDIKVIDIARQAGTSPATFYQYFSSVEDALQLVAHHVIQESSQLTSDTAAAEGIGGLTDARQVIDRLFGFWQTRQAVIRAIDAKAAEGDERFVEVRNQLLSAAGTPLDRAMERQGPSAWSTMRPKVLAGALVTLLASAATHESGFAAWGTRDELRDCLASLLVNSIKAA from the coding sequence ATGACCATCAATACGACCCGCCCCGCCGTGGCCGTCGACGGACGTATCGTCGGCGAGCGCGCCCTTGCCACCCGGCAGCGGCTTGCCGATGCCCTCTCGCACATCCTGAGCTCGCAGCCCTTCCGTGACATCAAGGTCATCGACATCGCCCGTCAGGCGGGTACTTCGCCCGCCACCTTCTACCAGTACTTCTCCAGCGTCGAGGACGCGCTTCAGCTGGTTGCCCATCACGTCATCCAGGAGAGCAGTCAGTTGACATCCGACACCGCGGCGGCGGAAGGCATTGGCGGACTGACCGACGCGCGTCAGGTGATCGACCGGCTGTTCGGCTTCTGGCAGACGCGCCAGGCGGTCATTCGCGCGATCGACGCGAAAGCGGCCGAGGGGGACGAGCGGTTCGTCGAGGTTCGCAACCAGCTGCTCAGCGCCGCCGGAACTCCCCTGGACAGGGCCATGGAGCGGCAGGGTCCCTCTGCATGGTCCACGATGCGCCCGAAGGTCCTGGCGGGTGCCCTGGTCACGCTCCTGGCGTCGGCGGCCACCCATGAGAGCGGGTTCGCGGCCTGGGGAACACGAGACGAACTGCGCGACTGCCTCGCGTCGCTGCTGGTCAACAGCATCAAGGCGGCGTGA
- a CDS encoding helix-turn-helix transcriptional regulator, which yields MDEPIRHPLAYARWLHGWSQAELARRMKEAARRRDRRAGTSRQRVSLWEKSVMPDEFSQLLLSDIFDVPYDQVTALGWPHWLPGHETPAPLGAGLTVTVLRKAAQMAVDRRTFLTYTPAALGALALEWATIDPALAASSTSGRPVDPALVDWLESSARNLTSLPTAHRQHTGPLLDGHLTTVVELLEQGSYGHAVGIRLHSLAASLSQTLAWHRFDYEHHAAANRYWHAAVHAAHQAGDRDMGAGALSDIAYQSMWLGHPGAAADSLEHALSRTTNPTARSLLFLRKARAHAMLHEARACYRDLAQAEKLLDSTTETAPQWCSWMGPADLAVDTGRCLIDLGQPGRAHDQISQGLTLLPTARDKTKAVFLAYEAESLLAQGDIAQAAHLARQSLGLAQQIGSSRCIQQVRDLSATFDPLSSEQGVDRLLYDVALTS from the coding sequence GTGGACGAACCCATCCGGCATCCTCTGGCCTACGCACGGTGGCTGCACGGCTGGTCACAAGCCGAACTCGCCCGGCGCATGAAAGAGGCGGCCCGACGCCGCGACCGCCGGGCCGGCACCAGCCGCCAACGCGTCTCCTTATGGGAGAAAAGCGTCATGCCGGACGAGTTCTCGCAACTGCTTCTTTCCGACATCTTCGATGTCCCGTACGACCAGGTGACCGCGTTGGGCTGGCCGCACTGGTTGCCCGGCCACGAGACCCCCGCGCCCCTCGGAGCGGGGCTGACCGTCACCGTCCTGAGAAAGGCCGCGCAGATGGCCGTCGACCGCCGCACCTTCCTGACCTACACACCGGCCGCACTGGGCGCCCTGGCACTCGAATGGGCCACGATCGACCCGGCACTGGCCGCCAGTTCCACCAGCGGACGCCCGGTGGATCCCGCCCTCGTCGACTGGCTGGAGAGCTCCGCCCGTAACCTGACCAGCCTGCCGACCGCGCACCGCCAGCACACCGGGCCGCTCCTCGACGGACACCTGACAACCGTCGTCGAACTCCTCGAACAGGGCAGCTACGGCCATGCCGTCGGAATTCGGCTGCACTCTCTTGCCGCCTCTCTCAGCCAAACCCTCGCCTGGCACCGCTTCGACTACGAACACCACGCCGCAGCCAACCGGTACTGGCACGCCGCCGTCCACGCGGCCCACCAGGCCGGCGATAGGGACATGGGCGCCGGAGCCCTCTCGGACATCGCCTACCAGAGCATGTGGCTCGGCCATCCCGGCGCCGCCGCCGACAGCCTCGAGCACGCCCTCTCCCGCACCACCAACCCGACCGCCCGGTCCCTGCTGTTCCTGCGCAAAGCCCGAGCACACGCCATGCTCCACGAAGCCCGAGCCTGCTACCGCGACCTCGCCCAAGCCGAAAAACTCCTGGACTCGACCACCGAGACGGCACCCCAGTGGTGCTCCTGGATGGGGCCGGCCGACTTGGCGGTGGATACCGGCAGGTGCCTGATCGACTTGGGGCAACCGGGCCGCGCCCACGACCAGATCAGCCAAGGACTCACACTGCTGCCCACGGCACGGGACAAGACCAAGGCAGTGTTCCTCGCCTACGAGGCAGAGAGCCTGCTCGCGCAGGGAGACATCGCCCAGGCCGCGCACTTGGCTCGACAATCCCTCGGCCTGGCCCAACAGATCGGCTCCTCCCGTTGTATCCAACAGGTCCGCGACCTGTCCGCCACCTTCGACCCACTCAGCTCGGAGCAGGGCGTCGACCGCCTGTTGTACGACGTGGCGTTGACGAGCTGA
- a CDS encoding MarR family transcriptional regulator encodes MPRSAHQRHDGRGEPQTRFGYIDSYSTIDNARLEALAAVPKKDGGLTDREFRILQWFVGATPGYDKPVMKTTAFIAKRNGMTGDALGRIIRTLVKRRLLFFAEEFGRQKFYKVTPYLSSQGSSAEQREAIRAYNPPDIPGLGNGPVRGAVS; translated from the coding sequence ATGCCGCGCTCCGCGCACCAACGGCACGACGGCCGCGGCGAGCCGCAGACCCGCTTCGGCTACATCGACTCCTACAGCACCATCGACAACGCACGGCTCGAGGCCCTGGCCGCGGTGCCCAAGAAGGACGGCGGACTGACCGACCGTGAATTCCGGATCCTGCAGTGGTTCGTGGGGGCCACGCCCGGATACGACAAGCCCGTCATGAAGACCACGGCGTTCATCGCCAAACGCAACGGGATGACGGGCGACGCGCTGGGCAGGATCATCCGCACCCTCGTCAAGCGCCGGCTGCTCTTCTTCGCAGAGGAGTTCGGCCGCCAGAAGTTCTACAAGGTGACCCCCTACCTCTCCAGCCAGGGGTCCTCCGCCGAGCAGCGCGAAGCCATCCGGGCGTATAACCCGCCCGACATCCCAGGCCTCGGGAACGGGCCTGTAAGGGGGGCCGTGTCGTGA
- a CDS encoding GNAT family N-acetyltransferase, with translation MPEIDLSDRSDPSPRIRIGRARFRDVDSFVDLLSLVNPGHPVPPLVLTALALRPGRLTHGDCLCLIARSGDRVVGALMASPPRWTDTHPLRPSLVRSVLYIGGVAVASGHRSHGIATGLLNMAEQHGRHAGLRLLTLEHPPAMTEFYTRLGYSAGQERLIVALPGPALQERKMPGHLSAVKRLDLGVGLATVPGAPAAIVTDLLPGCSLPPSARYRNGRLVT, from the coding sequence ATGCCCGAAATCGATCTTTCCGATCGCTCCGATCCATCACCCCGAATCCGGATCGGGCGCGCCCGCTTCCGTGACGTCGACTCGTTCGTTGACCTTCTGTCCCTGGTCAACCCAGGACACCCCGTGCCGCCCCTCGTTCTGACAGCCCTGGCGCTACGGCCGGGAAGGCTGACGCACGGGGACTGCCTGTGCCTGATCGCCCGAAGCGGTGACCGCGTCGTCGGCGCGCTCATGGCCAGCCCGCCGCGCTGGACCGACACCCATCCACTGCGCCCGTCGCTGGTGCGCAGCGTGCTGTACATCGGGGGCGTGGCGGTGGCGAGCGGCCACCGCAGCCACGGCATCGCGACCGGGCTGTTGAACATGGCGGAGCAGCACGGCCGCCACGCAGGTCTCCGTCTGCTGACTCTGGAACACCCGCCCGCGATGACCGAGTTCTACACGCGGCTCGGCTACAGCGCGGGGCAGGAACGTCTCATCGTCGCGCTGCCCGGCCCTGCCTTGCAGGAGCGGAAAATGCCCGGCCACCTGAGCGCCGTCAAGCGTCTCGATCTCGGAGTCGGGCTTGCCACAGTCCCCGGGGCCCCGGCGGCCATCGTCACCGATTTGCTCCCCGGCTGCTCATTGCCGCCATCCGCGCGCTACCGCAACGGACGCCTGGTCACCTGA
- the ligA gene encoding NAD-dependent DNA ligase LigA, with protein sequence MTTVAAGTEFSSSSEYQTAVRQAREAAASYYGDGDSPLDDATYDQLVRNIEAWETDHPQDVVDDSPTSKVGAGAASVGDVAHTTRLLSLSNVFSPAELNSWGASVDRRLGRPVSGGWATEVKLDGNAIVARYQDGLLVQVLKRGNGSHGEDVSHVIGTIVGLPVQLPQPVTFEVRGEVLFTRTQFEYANTVRVEHGAKVFANARNGASGTLAAKDRPYQLPMTFFAYGAVDLPGHPFLPQGASHTEILQTVAAAGVQTIAETPTSVRVVATLAEAQQRVDEIAALRPSLPFEVDGVVIKANDTAEQAAAGVGSRVPHWAIAYKLPAVERMTTLKAVVWEVGRTGVIAPTAELEPVEVDGTTVSRATLHNPADIRRRDLHLGDTVTVHRAGDVIPRVEAPVVSLRPVGAEPVPLPEKCPNCGDAINKSQKRWRCVKGNACRLPALIEYAAGRDQLDIDGLGKRYVQALVGSGAVADIGDLFGLTVEQLTAAAGSAKRGAKLAEQIGAAKSLPLNRIFCALGILGTGRSMSRRIAAYFLKMEDIRKADAAALRGVEGIGAEKAPVIVQQIAEQAPVIDKLIAAGVNMTEPQEDSGDAGNKPLTGKTVVVTGKMTGPLDGLGRGDMTALIRKAGGRAGSSVTAKTDYLVAATAANGRLSSKAVSAAALGVEVLTPEAFAELIEGYLD encoded by the coding sequence ATGACTACCGTTGCCGCCGGAACGGAATTTTCCAGCTCTTCCGAGTACCAGACCGCCGTGCGACAGGCCCGTGAGGCCGCCGCGTCCTACTACGGCGACGGCGACAGCCCGCTCGATGACGCGACCTACGACCAGCTCGTCCGCAACATCGAGGCCTGGGAGACGGACCACCCGCAGGATGTGGTGGACGACTCCCCGACCAGCAAGGTGGGCGCAGGTGCGGCCTCGGTCGGAGACGTCGCCCACACCACGCGCTTGCTGTCGCTCAGCAACGTCTTCAGTCCGGCGGAACTCAACTCCTGGGGGGCGTCCGTGGATCGGCGGCTGGGCCGCCCGGTGTCCGGAGGCTGGGCGACCGAGGTGAAGCTGGACGGCAACGCCATCGTCGCCCGCTACCAGGACGGTCTGCTGGTCCAGGTCCTCAAGCGTGGAAACGGCAGCCACGGCGAAGACGTCAGCCACGTCATCGGCACCATCGTCGGACTGCCGGTCCAGCTCCCCCAGCCGGTCACGTTCGAGGTCCGCGGTGAAGTGCTCTTCACGCGGACGCAGTTCGAGTACGCCAACACGGTGCGCGTCGAACACGGCGCGAAGGTCTTCGCCAACGCGCGCAACGGCGCCTCGGGCACTCTTGCCGCCAAGGACCGCCCCTACCAGCTCCCCATGACCTTCTTCGCGTACGGCGCGGTCGATCTGCCCGGACATCCGTTCCTGCCGCAGGGGGCCAGCCACACCGAGATCCTCCAGACGGTGGCCGCCGCTGGCGTTCAGACGATCGCGGAGACGCCCACCTCAGTGCGCGTGGTGGCCACTCTGGCCGAGGCGCAGCAGCGGGTCGATGAGATCGCCGCGCTGCGGCCGTCGCTTCCGTTCGAGGTCGACGGCGTGGTGATCAAGGCCAACGACACGGCCGAGCAGGCCGCAGCTGGGGTCGGCAGCCGGGTTCCGCACTGGGCCATCGCCTACAAGCTGCCCGCCGTGGAGCGCATGACGACGCTCAAGGCCGTGGTGTGGGAGGTCGGCCGTACCGGGGTCATCGCCCCGACCGCCGAACTGGAGCCGGTCGAGGTGGACGGAACCACCGTTTCCCGGGCCACGCTGCACAACCCGGCCGACATCCGCCGCCGCGATCTCCACCTTGGCGACACTGTGACCGTCCACCGGGCCGGCGATGTGATCCCGAGGGTCGAAGCACCGGTCGTCTCTCTGCGGCCGGTCGGCGCCGAGCCGGTTCCGCTGCCCGAGAAGTGCCCCAACTGCGGGGACGCGATCAACAAGTCCCAGAAGCGCTGGCGCTGCGTCAAGGGCAACGCGTGCCGCCTGCCCGCGCTGATCGAGTACGCCGCCGGGCGCGACCAGCTCGACATCGACGGTCTCGGCAAGCGGTACGTCCAGGCCCTCGTCGGCTCCGGGGCCGTCGCGGACATCGGCGACCTGTTCGGACTCACGGTCGAGCAGCTCACCGCCGCCGCTGGCAGCGCGAAGCGGGGCGCCAAGCTGGCCGAGCAGATCGGGGCCGCCAAGTCGCTGCCGCTCAACCGGATCTTCTGCGCACTCGGCATCCTGGGCACCGGGCGGAGCATGTCCCGCCGGATCGCCGCCTACTTCCTCAAGATGGAGGACATCCGCAAGGCCGATGCTGCGGCGCTGCGTGGGGTGGAGGGCATCGGGGCGGAGAAGGCACCGGTGATCGTCCAGCAGATCGCCGAGCAGGCCCCGGTCATCGACAAGCTCATCGCTGCGGGCGTCAACATGACCGAGCCGCAGGAGGACTCCGGCGACGCGGGCAACAAGCCCTTGACCGGGAAGACCGTGGTCGTCACCGGAAAGATGACCGGGCCTCTCGACGGCCTGGGGCGCGGTGACATGACCGCCCTGATCAGGAAGGCCGGCGGCCGGGCGGGCAGCAGCGTCACCGCCAAGACGGACTACCTCGTCGCTGCCACCGCGGCGAATGGCAGGCTGAGTTCGAAGGCAGTCAGCGCGGCGGCTCTGGGTGTGGAGGTCCTCACGCCGGAGGCCTTCGCCGAACTGATCGAGGGCTATCTCGACTGA
- a CDS encoding replication initiation protein, RepL2, with protein MTADDPQVLAREVLRRSEELTPNQRLMLQLYAIMPKEPGGAVRKTARELAEDWLGWTPSLFSRVRGQLVEDGWLEFVDKLSNSPIYRLGERATGQRTVIQLRSRTA; from the coding sequence ATGACCGCCGATGACCCGCAGGTACTGGCGCGAGAAGTGCTGCGCCGCTCCGAAGAACTCACTCCCAACCAGCGCCTCATGCTGCAGCTGTACGCCATCATGCCGAAAGAGCCGGGCGGCGCGGTACGCAAAACGGCTCGTGAACTGGCAGAGGACTGGCTGGGCTGGACACCGAGCCTGTTCTCCCGCGTCCGCGGCCAGCTTGTCGAGGACGGCTGGCTGGAGTTTGTCGACAAGCTCTCCAACTCCCCCATCTACCGCCTCGGCGAGCGCGCGACCGGCCAGCGCACGGTCATCCAGCTCCGCTCCCGCACGGCCTGA
- a CDS encoding DUF6087 family protein produces MEDEPLAEWARRRDERRARATGRLRAVALTEGPYRAAHVDPNAPRAIQEFDGTQWVTLSLAVDLAAAKAVLYPPQPEAERPAEWDRPAMAKGTGRHRRTTPSDNSDR; encoded by the coding sequence ATGGAAGACGAGCCGCTGGCGGAATGGGCGCGCAGGCGTGACGAACGGCGCGCCCGAGCCACGGGCCGGCTGCGGGCTGTGGCCCTGACCGAGGGGCCATACCGCGCGGCCCATGTTGACCCGAACGCGCCTCGCGCGATTCAGGAATTCGACGGTACGCAGTGGGTGACCTTGAGCCTCGCCGTCGACCTGGCCGCCGCCAAGGCCGTGCTGTATCCGCCGCAGCCCGAAGCCGAACGTCCGGCCGAATGGGACCGCCCGGCGATGGCGAAGGGGACGGGCCGGCATCGCCGGACTACCCCTTCGGACAACAGTGACCGCTGA
- a CDS encoding HU family DNA-binding protein has product MNKQQLIDEIAANGGISKPEAAAALNVVLDTLIRRVVSGDAVSVTGFGTLQAVTTPAHRARNPQTGNKVLVPARKRVKFSPGAAFTEMVRGDRAVPPAGQSSARKRPRVTLAA; this is encoded by the coding sequence TTGAACAAGCAGCAGTTGATCGACGAGATCGCAGCCAATGGCGGCATCTCCAAGCCGGAGGCCGCCGCGGCCCTGAACGTCGTACTGGACACCCTGATCCGACGCGTCGTCAGCGGAGACGCCGTCTCCGTCACCGGATTCGGCACCCTCCAGGCCGTCACCACCCCCGCTCACCGGGCACGCAACCCCCAGACCGGCAACAAGGTCCTGGTCCCCGCGCGCAAGAGGGTGAAGTTCAGCCCAGGCGCAGCATTCACCGAGATGGTGCGCGGCGACCGGGCAGTCCCCCCGGCGGGCCAGAGTTCCGCGCGCAAGCGGCCTCGCGTGACCCTCGCCGCCTGA